In Deltaproteobacteria bacterium, the genomic stretch GGGACACAAATGAGCAATGCAGGTTTATACAGGGTTATGGATGTAATCCTCTCCTGTCGTGGTCGAGATCGCTGGGCAAACTTTTAGCCGTTTACGGCTTGAAACTTGAAATTGGAAACTTGAAATTGGAAACTAGGAAGAAATGAAGCGAGTCTACGAGTTGGATGTTTACAAACTGGCAGAAGAGTTATCAGATATGATCTGGTACGACTTTGATAAGTGGAACAAAAAGGTTCAGAACACCGTGGGCTACCAGATAATACGATCATCTGACAGCATAGCTGCAAATATAGCAGAAGGGTATGGCCGGTATACTCCCGCTGACAGGAAAAAGTTCTATCTATATTCAAGAGGTTCGTTTGAAGAAACCAAATCATGGTTGCGAAAACTTATCAGAAGAAAAGTTTTATCTGAGTCAAATGCGACAGAATACGAAGTAATAGTTGAAAAACTCGGCCCAAAATTGAATGCGTTCATCAACAGTACAAAAGCATGAAGGCCAAATTTCCAATTTCCATTTTCCAATTTCAACGTTCCGTGAATACTTAGGCAAACTCTTAGGATGTGAGGTCAAAGATGCTTCACCAGTTAAGAAACCGGAATTTCTATTTGATGGTTTCGGGCGACATGGTGCTGTTTGTCATGGCGCACGCCGGGGCATACCTCATCCGGTTCGATTTCAAGCTCACGGCCGGTATATTGAACCAGATCCTATCGCTCCTGCCTGTCCTTGTACCGGTAAAAACCGTTACATTTCTATCTCTTGGCCTGTACCGCGGGATGTGGCGTTATTCGAGCCTTTCCGATGTGTGGAAGCTCTTAAAGGCAACCATTCTCTCAAGCCTGGTGATCGTTTCCGTGATCCTTTTCTTGCAACACTTCCATGGTTATTCGCGCGGGGTCTTTGTAATTGACGCCGGTCTGACGTTTCTCTTCACCGGCAGTTTAAGGATTGCGGTTCGTTTACTTTACCATGAGGGATTTCTTAAAAAGACAAAACGGCCCGATATTGCCTCCAGGTCAAGGTCGAACGGGAAGCCTGTTATCCTGGTCGGCGCGGGTGATGCCGGCGAGAAGACGTTTCGTGAGCTCGCGGACAATCCCTCGCTGAAATACCGGGTAGTGGGGTTTGTGGATGATGACCAGAGGAAGAAAGGCCGACTGATTCACGGTGTGCCTGTTAGAGGCACTGTTGCCGAGTGCCCCGCCTTGTTGCCGAACTCGGAGCCCAGGAAATCCTCATTACCCTCCCAAGCGCGACAGGACCTCAGATGAGGCGTGTTGTCGATATCTGCAAGGAATCCGCAGTCCCATTCAAGACATTACCCGGGTTGGGGGAGCTTATTGATGGAAAGGTCAGTATCAAGGCCTTGCGCGATGTCAGCTACGACGATCTCCTGGGACGTGAGCCGGTGAAGCTGGATTTGGAAACTATCCGGGCTTACCTCAAGGAAAAGCGTGTGCTGGTGACAGGTGCCGGGGGATCGATCGGTTCGGAGCTCT encodes the following:
- a CDS encoding four helix bundle protein; protein product: MKRVYELDVYKLAEELSDMIWYDFDKWNKKVQNTVGYQIIRSSDSIAANIAEGYGRYTPADRKKFYLYSRGSFEETKSWLRKLIRRKVLSESNATEYEVIVEKLGPKLNAFINSTKA